One genomic segment of Vibrio nitrifigilis includes these proteins:
- a CDS encoding IclR family transcriptional regulator — protein MKGTNKAAASPVNEKALQLLMQVAVNDEPVPAKVLSEQLQVPLSSLYRHLKLLKEWNLIEESSHDKTLIIGPAALLLMRSYGTSQHSLEDVDAVLTRLQKQTGEMAAYMVPVGYRALCVSQKESMQALRCSYVQGQSQPLLRGASSKVMLAFLPSQRCEKILRYFGEDSRLDKWQAEFEVIRQHGYAVSTSEIDPGVSGISAPVMKGSKLIGAISVMAPAHRVEAHKQRIILHVLQAARALPPER, from the coding sequence GCTAGTCCCGTTAATGAAAAAGCATTGCAGTTGTTGATGCAAGTGGCTGTGAATGACGAGCCCGTACCTGCAAAAGTTCTCAGCGAACAATTGCAAGTTCCGTTAAGTAGTCTTTATCGACATTTAAAGTTATTGAAAGAGTGGAACTTAATTGAAGAAAGTTCCCATGACAAAACGTTGATCATTGGGCCTGCTGCACTATTGCTGATGCGCAGTTATGGCACGAGTCAGCACAGTCTTGAAGATGTCGATGCTGTATTAACTCGTTTGCAAAAACAAACGGGAGAAATGGCGGCTTATATGGTTCCAGTTGGTTATCGCGCTTTATGTGTGAGCCAAAAAGAAAGTATGCAGGCGCTTCGTTGTAGCTACGTCCAGGGTCAAAGTCAACCATTGCTTCGTGGCGCCTCTTCTAAAGTAATGCTGGCATTTTTACCCTCACAAAGGTGTGAAAAAATTCTTCGTTATTTCGGTGAAGATAGCCGATTAGATAAATGGCAAGCCGAGTTCGAAGTTATTCGTCAGCATGGATACGCTGTGAGCACGTCTGAAATTGATCCCGGGGTCTCGGGCATCAGTGCTCCAGTAATGAAAGGGAGTAAATTGATCGGTGCAATATCAGTGATGGCTCCAGCACATCGTGTTGAAGCACACAAGCAGCGTATCATTTTACATGTATTACAGGCCGCGCGAGCGTTGCCACCAGAAAGGTAA
- a CDS encoding arginase has product MLGLFKRYRLNRHHPVHVSPFTFLTACERVKPMSLLEFESAQQSLESVSDWLYQQTSPTQYCDGGHLILRDEADYRYQDLLLRHMTMQSVPVSLVNCHELILDALPILTANEESVGFVHIGNSFEMKQTLDPQLGSAYHFVLSRYSNTQLFCIGIDPEHEPSQRFEYAEDMGCNWLTAEESGFGYRSQLKSQLSDYIDRSEHVVLTVDLASLVPSNGVNGPKTLDLQTVISVFVQAVASGKLKLIQLVGGSDKLIYSRQTKALIDELCLLSTEVMHVA; this is encoded by the coding sequence ATGTTAGGTTTGTTCAAACGCTATCGCTTGAATCGACATCATCCAGTTCATGTTTCTCCGTTCACGTTCCTAACTGCTTGTGAACGTGTAAAACCGATGTCATTGCTAGAGTTTGAATCTGCACAACAGAGCTTAGAATCAGTGTCTGATTGGCTGTATCAACAAACGTCACCAACACAATATTGTGATGGTGGACATTTGATTCTTCGCGACGAAGCTGATTACCGTTACCAAGATTTACTTTTAAGACACATGACAATGCAATCAGTGCCTGTTTCTCTGGTTAATTGTCATGAATTGATCCTTGATGCTTTGCCAATATTGACGGCTAACGAAGAGTCGGTTGGATTTGTACATATTGGTAATAGCTTTGAAATGAAACAAACATTAGATCCACAGTTAGGATCCGCATACCATTTCGTATTGTCACGATATTCAAACACCCAATTGTTTTGTATCGGGATCGATCCAGAACACGAGCCGAGCCAACGTTTTGAATACGCAGAAGATATGGGATGCAATTGGTTAACTGCAGAAGAGAGTGGCTTTGGATATCGTAGCCAACTTAAAAGCCAATTAAGTGATTACATTGATCGCTCTGAACATGTAGTACTAACTGTGGATCTAGCCTCTTTAGTACCAAGTAATGGTGTTAACGGCCCTAAAACGCTCGATTTGCAAACCGTAATAAGTGTATTCGTGCAAGCCGTAGCATCGGGTAAACTCAAATTGATTCAATTGGTGGGTGGGAGTGATAAATTAATTTATTCACGCCAAACTAAAGCGCTTATCGATGAACTGTGTCTCTTATCGACTGAAGTGATGCATGTTGCGTAG
- a CDS encoding HDOD domain-containing protein, producing MIQATILNRLNEIPRLSKVLQDLLDLVNKEEIDFKLLAQKMELDQLLSARLLRMANSAYFGGQRDVSTINDALIRVGMESVRTLVVASVLSNTFSDLETLDLDTYWTNTFETALITKKIAEQIGLDTSEAFTTGVLHDIGELIIHSLIPEQAKLISERVKAGESALAVEEELLGVSSPRLGAMLAKSWKFPENMVDAIEHFDCPDKAKISSKLAFTLHFSRDIHQNWDELLGEKQKVIYIAEHQDAKVLNIPASFEEKVSRIRGSGKELAQQMIAA from the coding sequence ATGATTCAAGCCACGATACTCAATCGGTTAAACGAAATTCCAAGATTATCGAAAGTTTTGCAAGACTTACTCGACTTAGTCAATAAAGAAGAGATCGACTTTAAATTATTGGCACAAAAAATGGAGTTGGATCAGTTACTAAGCGCACGTTTACTACGAATGGCTAACTCAGCTTACTTCGGTGGACAGCGAGATGTTTCAACAATTAATGATGCACTGATTCGAGTTGGTATGGAGTCAGTAAGAACCTTAGTCGTTGCTTCAGTACTCTCAAATACGTTCTCAGATCTAGAGACACTTGATCTTGATACTTACTGGACCAATACATTTGAAACAGCCCTCATTACCAAAAAAATCGCAGAACAGATTGGTTTAGATACCAGTGAAGCTTTTACTACAGGTGTTTTGCATGATATCGGTGAACTGATTATTCACTCACTGATACCCGAACAAGCAAAACTCATTAGCGAGCGAGTGAAAGCCGGAGAATCAGCTCTGGCAGTGGAAGAAGAATTACTCGGCGTATCATCACCAAGACTTGGGGCAATGCTAGCTAAAAGCTGGAAATTCCCAGAAAATATGGTCGATGCAATCGAACATTTTGACTGCCCTGACAAAGCAAAGATTTCGTCTAAACTGGCGTTCACTTTGCATTTTTCTCGTGATATCCACCAAAATTGGGATGAGTTGTTGGGAGAAAAACAAAAGGTTATTTATATTGCTGAACACCAAGATGCCAAAGTACTTAATATACCGGCTTCCTTTGAAGAAAAAGTGTCTCGAATCAGAGGGAGTGGCAAGGAATTAGCTCAGCAAATGATCGCTGCCTAA
- a CDS encoding phosphatase PAP2 family protein — translation MSLHWRGTRNKYGFVMLGAFAALLLPTCFITTPINLLSDPNSALAGFWYYLSATGTGIGGIMTLAVLFMLSFWKSQYSRKQKLNFVLQFVVLLLLAFMLKSGIKSVTESPRPYTQAMTEALVIPEPQHFYKLDEAQKIRAMKKMENRVSPWRIKSWQSEMNYSFPSGHTVFAAICLVFFGALLMDQKRYATCNLLLIWALGVAYSRMWLGMHRPEDLYGAVALATLLYWRVPKRYPVVNHPRVMPWLQKFHLMG, via the coding sequence ATGTCATTACATTGGCGCGGTACAAGAAATAAATACGGTTTTGTCATGCTTGGTGCGTTTGCTGCTTTGTTACTACCGACTTGTTTTATCACCACGCCTATTAATCTCCTTTCTGATCCAAACTCTGCTTTGGCTGGCTTTTGGTATTATTTGTCTGCGACCGGCACGGGAATCGGGGGGATCATGACACTTGCTGTTCTCTTCATGTTGAGTTTTTGGAAGTCGCAATATTCTCGTAAGCAAAAGCTCAATTTTGTGTTGCAGTTTGTTGTATTACTGCTGTTGGCATTTATGTTGAAAAGTGGGATCAAATCAGTCACTGAAAGCCCTCGCCCTTATACTCAAGCAATGACTGAAGCGTTAGTTATTCCTGAGCCTCAACATTTTTATAAGCTCGATGAAGCGCAAAAAATACGTGCAATGAAAAAGATGGAAAATAGAGTGTCACCTTGGCGTATAAAAAGCTGGCAAAGTGAAATGAACTATTCATTTCCATCAGGACACACAGTATTCGCCGCCATTTGTTTAGTCTTTTTTGGTGCACTATTAATGGATCAAAAACGTTATGCGACGTGTAACTTACTATTAATATGGGCGTTAGGTGTCGCCTATTCACGTATGTGGTTAGGCATGCATCGTCCGGAAGATTTATACGGAGCTGTGGCTTTAGCTACCTTATTATATTGGCGAGTACCAAAGCGCTATCCTGTGGTAAATCATCCAAGGGTTATGCCATGGTTGCAAAAGTTTCATTTGATGGGATAG
- a CDS encoding DUF445 family protein: protein MNKSFVTNIISLILLGAGYYTQNTIVMYAGLFAFSGAITNWLAIHMLFEKVPGLYGSGVIPARFEAFKGAIKTLMMEQFFTAENIDRFLNKEMSGDKGINLEPVIAKVDFNPTFDSLVNVISNSSFGGMLSMFGGTDALQPLKQPFVEKMQDAMVDISQSEPVKQALKEQLQSGSMKDGIKDDVEAIIEQRLNELTPKMVKEMVQKMIREHLGWLVVWGGVFGGIIGVISALVM from the coding sequence ATGAATAAGAGTTTCGTTACTAATATTATCTCTCTGATTTTGCTTGGCGCTGGCTACTACACTCAAAACACCATTGTTATGTATGCAGGCTTATTCGCTTTCTCAGGGGCGATCACTAACTGGTTAGCTATCCACATGCTATTTGAGAAGGTACCTGGATTATACGGCTCAGGTGTTATTCCGGCTCGTTTTGAAGCTTTTAAAGGTGCAATCAAGACACTAATGATGGAGCAGTTTTTTACTGCTGAGAATATTGATCGCTTTTTAAATAAAGAAATGTCTGGCGACAAAGGCATTAACCTAGAACCTGTCATCGCTAAAGTAGACTTTAATCCAACCTTCGATTCTTTGGTTAACGTAATCAGTAACTCTTCATTTGGTGGCATGCTTTCAATGTTCGGTGGCACAGACGCTCTGCAACCGCTTAAACAACCTTTTGTTGAAAAAATGCAAGACGCTATGGTTGATATCAGTCAGAGTGAACCCGTTAAGCAGGCGTTAAAAGAGCAGTTACAATCAGGTTCAATGAAAGACGGTATTAAAGATGATGTAGAAGCCATCATTGAGCAGCGTCTGAACGAACTGACACCTAAAATGGTCAAAGAGATGGTACAAAAAATGATTCGCGAACATCTAGGATGGCTCGTGGTTTGGGGTGGTGTCTTCGGCGGCATAATTGGTGTGATTTCTGCACTAGTGATGTAA
- a CDS encoding capsular polysaccharide synthesis protein produces the protein MSKLSNSIEKKLRRWAFNSPWLNKSCVWLDKRKSLNIPLLCKIYPNNIDLKNKLVTAQSTLNSLFSDIRVRDDNDIPKKIWIYWAQGYDSAPDIVKVAYHYWQTMNPDYDVCFLDEKKIQSYFDFQSLFYNFSLDAGAAHKSDFIRVYLLSRYGGVWVDSTTFCWKPLDSWLQYETKGCGLFLFKQTQDRPDRQIKNWFMASAKGNPVMVSLLHALAAYNFKPRQQTLSITRFKEYQDCPGISHEGTGLELLNALEEQGRFPYFYFHYLFNEVVKSGDALACWSIAKHTRNEHTNAGSEIGDALVSKQNYKTKYRQSDEYRERVALLEKITASQRDG, from the coding sequence ATGTCTAAGTTGAGCAACTCCATAGAAAAAAAACTGCGTCGATGGGCGTTTAACTCCCCGTGGTTAAATAAAAGCTGTGTGTGGTTAGATAAACGAAAGTCTCTGAATATTCCTCTTTTATGTAAAATTTATCCTAACAACATTGACTTGAAAAATAAGCTTGTTACCGCTCAATCCACTTTAAACAGCCTGTTTTCAGACATCCGTGTACGTGATGATAATGATATTCCTAAAAAAATTTGGATCTATTGGGCGCAGGGATACGATAGTGCACCTGATATTGTCAAGGTCGCCTACCACTATTGGCAAACAATGAATCCCGACTATGACGTATGCTTTTTAGATGAAAAAAAGATCCAAAGCTATTTTGATTTTCAGTCCTTATTTTATAACTTTAGCCTTGATGCTGGCGCTGCTCACAAATCAGATTTCATTCGGGTGTATTTATTAAGCCGCTATGGTGGCGTTTGGGTGGATAGTACAACGTTTTGCTGGAAGCCTTTGGATAGTTGGTTGCAGTATGAAACCAAAGGCTGCGGTTTATTTTTATTCAAACAAACACAGGATAGACCGGATAGACAAATTAAAAATTGGTTCATGGCATCAGCAAAAGGAAATCCAGTGATGGTTTCTTTATTACATGCTTTGGCTGCATATAATTTTAAACCTCGACAACAAACCTTATCGATTACTCGTTTTAAAGAGTATCAAGATTGTCCGGGCATTAGCCATGAAGGTACGGGATTAGAACTTCTTAATGCGTTAGAAGAACAAGGTAGATTCCCATATTTTTATTTTCACTATTTATTTAATGAAGTGGTCAAAAGTGGCGATGCGTTAGCATGTTGGAGTATCGCCAAGCATACACGTAATGAACATACTAATGCTGGCAGTGAAATCGGCGATGCTCTAGTTAGTAAGCAAAATTACAAGACTAAATATCGTCAATCGGATGAATATCGAGAACGGGTAGCGTTATTAGAAAAAATAACCGCCTCACAAAGAGACGGTTAA
- a CDS encoding DUF5718 family protein, giving the protein MSSITIGVIGNYFGHLSSAENVHESEIPSGIFIIDQNASSLTNGDATHYPERGSKVDIEPEFVIRYTIEYTDNKVSKLIPLQLTVGNDVTIRSLEGATKISSRKSWGQASKGIHPTWWSINQIDNLNNLSLVSYIERDGEAHLTTQPLRIEEMKLFGQALDTWMVEAINGQQEHGMFDEILPTLAAQGYPEELILYTGAPNYTTWGTENFLQPGDSMHIIGYKTDNFSDEQIDNLFKENKLVGLTNVLYLKQQMVEPALVD; this is encoded by the coding sequence GTGAGTTCTATTACAATCGGAGTTATCGGTAATTACTTTGGCCACCTTTCAAGTGCAGAAAATGTACATGAATCTGAGATCCCTAGTGGTATTTTCATTATCGATCAAAACGCTAGCTCGCTAACGAATGGTGATGCTACTCATTATCCGGAGCGCGGCAGCAAAGTAGATATTGAACCTGAGTTTGTTATTCGTTACACCATCGAATATACAGACAACAAAGTATCAAAACTGATCCCACTTCAACTTACGGTCGGTAATGACGTGACTATCCGTAGCTTAGAAGGTGCAACAAAAATCAGTTCACGTAAATCATGGGGTCAAGCATCAAAAGGGATTCACCCAACTTGGTGGTCAATCAACCAAATTGATAATCTAAATAACCTAAGCTTAGTTTCTTATATTGAACGTGACGGTGAAGCACACCTGACGACTCAACCACTACGAATTGAAGAAATGAAACTCTTTGGTCAAGCATTAGATACTTGGATGGTTGAAGCAATCAATGGTCAACAAGAACACGGTATGTTTGATGAGATTCTACCAACACTAGCTGCTCAAGGTTATCCTGAAGAACTGATTCTTTATACAGGCGCGCCAAACTATACCACTTGGGGCACAGAAAACTTCCTTCAGCCTGGTGATTCTATGCACATCATCGGTTACAAAACCGATAACTTTAGTGATGAGCAAATTGATAACTTATTTAAAGAAAACAAGCTTGTTGGACTAACCAATGTGTTGTACCTAAAACAACAAATGGTTGAGCCAGCACTCGTTGACTAA